A stretch of Stenotrophomonas indicatrix DNA encodes these proteins:
- a CDS encoding TonB-dependent receptor yields MPQHTLLVAALAVALAAPLSAAAEITADASGEASTLAAVRVTGSNIKRADTEASNPVQVIGRQQLEQTAKATVADVLRSISANTGNASNETTNNGWASGSAGIGLRGLSQKNTLVLLNGRRLANYGFPAGGLSDTFVDLNALPLVAVERIEVLKDGASAVYGSDAVAGVVNIITRQNFEGAEIGGSFGGADQGGLHEQNLKFVGGLGDIDKDGYNILFSLQGYNRERLDQDERNLTTSGIYSDQPGGRWNGWSAKGARYLVNGNSVPMLDANGNCPTGTTRVASAPIDGLAGDTCGFNQAPYTTLIPSTKRYQAYANGTFRLGDNVEAFGEVLYSQIKSAAWFGSSPFFTLESGRFALNAQTGLAEPVSSNLPASNPYNPYGRAIPIEYTFFDLGGTIKTNRSTAYRGVFGLRGNTEKWDWEVAAFGARSSERETVSGGFANRWALANALATGSYNLLNPAATPQSVRDSINIATLRPAESVLQGIDAKISGSLGHTWAGDIGFAAGAEWRREKLDSNNPWQIDAGLQVRPAIAEVHGERKVSAAYAEVNVPLASTLELSAAARADHYDDFGDAFSPKLGLRWQPLDFLLVRASASKGFRAPSLSENSNSTSIAYGSVVDPRDPDVPGSRQNPTFFTVGNSDLKPERTKSVNFGVVLSPWANTNLSIDYYRIQLDNLVGTNNTQTLVNDNVAGAVQRDERGKLQAVYNRYQNLSELKTSGIDVELRQRIPTTAFGDFTVTSAYTHVRDYRRPTVVGGPLVDYAGSNLGATLPKNKATTTLDWKYSDYTAAVTWYYTSGYDQKASTAAAAVQSRVDAYNQFDLYLGYTGIDNLTVYAKVQNLGDKTPPYDASFPGIRAPYDFSQYDLRGRYFTLGFDYRF; encoded by the coding sequence ATGCCCCAGCACACCCTGCTCGTGGCGGCCCTGGCCGTCGCTCTGGCCGCGCCTTTGTCTGCCGCCGCCGAAATCACCGCCGACGCCAGTGGCGAAGCCAGCACCCTGGCTGCCGTGCGCGTCACCGGTTCCAACATCAAACGCGCCGATACCGAAGCCTCCAACCCGGTGCAGGTGATCGGCCGCCAGCAGCTGGAACAGACCGCCAAGGCCACCGTGGCCGATGTGCTGCGCTCGATCTCGGCCAACACCGGCAACGCCAGCAACGAGACCACCAACAACGGTTGGGCCTCGGGCTCGGCCGGCATCGGCCTGCGCGGTCTTTCGCAGAAGAACACGCTGGTGCTGCTCAACGGCCGCCGCCTTGCCAACTACGGCTTCCCGGCCGGCGGCCTGTCGGACACCTTCGTCGATCTCAACGCGCTGCCGCTGGTGGCCGTCGAACGCATCGAAGTGCTCAAGGACGGTGCATCGGCGGTGTACGGCAGCGATGCGGTGGCCGGCGTGGTCAACATCATCACCCGGCAGAACTTCGAAGGCGCCGAGATCGGCGGCAGCTTCGGCGGCGCCGACCAGGGCGGCCTGCACGAGCAGAACCTGAAGTTCGTCGGTGGCCTGGGCGACATCGACAAGGACGGCTACAACATCCTCTTCAGCCTGCAGGGCTACAACCGCGAGCGTCTGGACCAGGACGAGCGCAATCTGACCACGAGCGGCATCTACAGCGACCAGCCCGGCGGCCGCTGGAACGGCTGGTCGGCCAAGGGTGCACGCTATCTGGTCAACGGCAACTCCGTGCCGATGCTCGATGCCAACGGCAACTGCCCCACCGGCACCACCCGCGTGGCCAGCGCGCCGATAGACGGCCTGGCCGGTGATACCTGCGGCTTCAACCAGGCCCCGTACACCACCCTGATTCCCTCCACCAAGCGCTACCAGGCCTACGCCAACGGCACGTTCCGCCTCGGCGACAACGTCGAAGCGTTCGGCGAAGTGCTGTACAGCCAGATCAAGAGTGCTGCCTGGTTCGGCAGCAGCCCGTTCTTCACCCTGGAAAGCGGTCGCTTCGCACTGAACGCGCAGACCGGCCTGGCCGAGCCGGTGTCGTCCAACCTGCCGGCCAGCAACCCGTACAACCCGTACGGCCGCGCGATCCCGATCGAATACACCTTCTTCGACCTCGGCGGCACCATCAAGACCAACCGGTCCACCGCCTATCGCGGTGTGTTCGGGCTGCGTGGCAACACCGAGAAGTGGGACTGGGAAGTGGCCGCGTTCGGCGCGCGCAGCAGCGAGCGCGAAACCGTCTCCGGCGGCTTCGCCAACCGCTGGGCGCTGGCCAACGCACTGGCCACCGGCAGCTACAACCTGCTGAACCCGGCCGCGACGCCGCAGTCGGTGCGCGATTCGATCAACATCGCCACCCTGCGTCCGGCCGAGTCGGTGCTGCAGGGCATCGATGCGAAGATCTCCGGCAGTCTCGGCCACACCTGGGCCGGCGACATCGGTTTCGCCGCCGGTGCCGAATGGCGCCGCGAGAAGCTTGATTCGAACAACCCGTGGCAGATCGATGCCGGCCTGCAGGTGCGCCCGGCAATCGCCGAAGTGCATGGCGAGCGCAAGGTCAGCGCCGCCTACGCCGAGGTCAACGTGCCGCTGGCCTCGACCCTGGAACTGTCCGCCGCCGCCCGCGCCGATCATTACGACGATTTCGGCGACGCGTTCTCGCCCAAGCTCGGCCTGCGCTGGCAGCCGCTGGATTTCCTGCTGGTGCGTGCCTCCGCGTCGAAGGGCTTCCGTGCACCGTCGCTGTCGGAGAACTCCAACAGCACCAGCATCGCCTACGGCAGCGTGGTCGATCCGCGTGATCCGGACGTGCCGGGCTCGCGGCAGAACCCGACCTTCTTCACCGTCGGCAACAGCGACCTGAAGCCGGAGCGCACCAAGAGCGTGAACTTCGGCGTGGTGCTGTCGCCATGGGCGAACACCAACCTGAGCATCGACTATTACCGTATCCAGCTGGACAACCTGGTCGGTACCAACAACACCCAGACCCTGGTCAACGACAACGTCGCCGGTGCCGTGCAGCGCGATGAGCGCGGCAAGCTGCAGGCGGTCTACAACCGCTACCAGAACCTGAGCGAGCTGAAGACTTCGGGCATCGACGTCGAGCTGCGCCAGCGCATCCCGACCACCGCCTTCGGTGACTTCACCGTGACCTCGGCCTACACCCACGTGCGCGACTACCGGCGCCCGACCGTGGTCGGTGGCCCGCTGGTGGACTATGCCGGCAGCAACCTCGGCGCCACCCTGCCGAAGAACAAGGCCACCACCACCCTGGACTGGAAGTACAGCGACTACACCGCCGCGGTGACCTGGTACTACACCAGTGGCTACGACCAGAAGGCCAGCACCGCTGCCGCTGCGGTGCAGAGCCGCGTAGACGCCTACAACCAGTTCGATCTCTACCTGGGCTACACCGGCATCGACAACCTGACCGTGTACGCCAAGGTGCAGAACCTGGGTGACAAGACACCGCCGTACGATGCCTCGTTCCCGGGCATCCGCGCGCCGTACGACTTCAGCCAGTACGACCTGCGTGGCCGCTACTTCACGCTGGGCTTCGACTACCGCTTCTGA
- a CDS encoding fumarylacetoacetate hydrolase family protein, with translation MKLGSLKEGGRDGTLIVVSRDLRHGVRATGIAATLQLALEDWSHLAPRLNALYESLNAGDADGVFDLDPQALAAPMPRAYEFVDGSAYLPHVERVRRARGAEVPESFYSDPLMYQATSAGFHGPRDAVKVVSEDYGIDLEAEIVVITDDVPMAATPEQAAGHIQLIGLVNDVSLRNLIPGELAKGFGFLQSKPRSALSPVFVTPDELGAAWQDSKVHLPLLTHINGTWFGAPEAGVDMQFNFAQLVAHAAKTRPLSAGTIVGSGTIANEDTSKGASCFAEQRVVETLRDGKPSTPFMSFGDVVRIEMLDAAGNSIFGAIEQRIEQAAKP, from the coding sequence ATGAAGCTTGGTTCCTTGAAGGAAGGCGGCCGCGACGGCACCCTGATCGTCGTCTCGCGTGACCTGCGCCACGGCGTGCGCGCCACCGGCATCGCCGCCACCCTGCAGTTGGCTCTGGAGGACTGGAGCCATCTGGCCCCGCGTCTGAATGCGCTGTATGAGTCGCTCAATGCCGGTGACGCCGATGGCGTGTTCGACCTGGACCCGCAGGCCCTGGCCGCGCCGATGCCGCGCGCCTATGAATTCGTTGATGGCAGCGCCTACCTGCCGCACGTCGAGCGCGTACGTCGCGCCCGCGGCGCCGAGGTGCCGGAGAGCTTCTACAGTGATCCGCTGATGTACCAGGCCACCAGCGCCGGTTTCCATGGCCCGCGCGATGCGGTCAAGGTGGTCAGCGAGGACTACGGCATCGACCTGGAAGCCGAGATCGTGGTGATCACCGACGACGTGCCGATGGCGGCCACGCCCGAACAGGCGGCCGGCCACATCCAGCTGATCGGCCTGGTGAACGACGTCTCGCTGCGCAACCTGATCCCGGGCGAACTGGCCAAGGGCTTCGGCTTCCTGCAGTCCAAGCCGCGCTCGGCGTTGTCGCCGGTGTTCGTCACTCCCGACGAACTGGGCGCTGCCTGGCAGGACAGCAAGGTGCACCTGCCGCTGCTGACCCACATCAACGGGACGTGGTTCGGTGCGCCGGAAGCGGGTGTCGACATGCAGTTCAACTTCGCCCAGCTGGTCGCGCACGCGGCGAAGACGCGGCCGCTCAGTGCCGGCACCATCGTCGGCTCGGGCACCATCGCCAACGAAGACACCAGCAAGGGGGCGTCGTGCTTCGCCGAACAGCGCGTGGTGGAAACCCTGCGCGACGGCAAGCCGAGCACGCCGTTCATGTCCTTCGGCGACGTGGTGCGCATCGAGATGCTCGATGCCGCCGGCAACAGCATCTTCGGTGCGATCGAGCAGCGCATCGAACAGGCGGCCAAGCCCTGA
- the queD gene encoding 6-carboxytetrahydropterin synthase QueD has product MEIFKVFMLEAAHRLPNVPPGHKCARLHGHSFRVELKVEGEPGAQTGWIMDFGDVKAAFQPIYDRLDHHYLNDIPGLENPTSENLAVWIWNELKPTLPALSEITVHETCTSGCRFRGPAA; this is encoded by the coding sequence ATGGAAATCTTCAAAGTCTTCATGCTCGAGGCGGCGCACCGCCTCCCCAACGTGCCGCCGGGGCACAAGTGCGCGCGCCTGCACGGCCACTCCTTCCGGGTGGAACTGAAAGTCGAGGGCGAGCCGGGCGCGCAGACCGGCTGGATCATGGATTTCGGTGACGTGAAGGCGGCTTTCCAGCCGATCTACGACCGCCTGGACCACCATTACCTCAATGACATCCCCGGCCTGGAGAACCCGACCAGCGAAAACCTGGCCGTGTGGATCTGGAACGAGCTCAAGCCCACCCTGCCGGCATTGAGCGAGATCACCGTGCACGAAACCTGCACCTCGGGCTGCCGTTTCCGCGGCCCCGCCGCCTGA
- the maiA gene encoding maleylacetoacetate isomerase, giving the protein MEIPVDDGIVLYTYWRSSAAYRVRIGLALKGLAFEARPVHLVREGGEQHHDAYRGLNPQQLVPTLLHDGHVPTQSLAILEYLEERFPQVPLLPADAAGRARVRALAQLVACDIHPINNLRVMQYLERDLQLPADARTRWTLHWMAEGFAAMETMLANSADTGTFCHGDRPGLADICLLPQLYNAHRFGLDLAEYPTLHRIEAACQQLDAFIAARPENQVDAA; this is encoded by the coding sequence ATGGAGATTCCGGTCGACGACGGCATCGTGCTGTACACCTACTGGCGATCCAGCGCCGCCTACCGCGTGCGCATCGGCCTGGCCTTGAAAGGCTTGGCTTTCGAAGCACGACCGGTGCATCTGGTGCGCGAGGGCGGCGAGCAGCACCATGACGCCTATCGCGGGCTCAACCCGCAGCAGCTGGTGCCCACGCTGCTGCATGACGGCCACGTGCCGACCCAGTCGCTGGCGATCCTGGAGTATCTGGAAGAGCGGTTCCCGCAGGTGCCGCTGCTGCCGGCCGACGCCGCTGGCCGCGCACGGGTGCGGGCGCTGGCGCAGCTGGTGGCCTGCGACATCCACCCGATCAACAACCTGCGGGTGATGCAGTACCTCGAGCGCGATCTGCAGTTGCCGGCCGATGCACGCACGCGGTGGACCCTGCACTGGATGGCCGAGGGCTTTGCCGCAATGGAAACGATGCTGGCCAACAGCGCTGACACCGGTACGTTCTGCCACGGTGACCGCCCGGGCCTGGCCGACATCTGCCTGTTGCCGCAGCTGTACAACGCCCATCGCTTCGGCCTGGACCTGGCGGAATACCCCACACTGCACCGCATTGAAGCGGCCTGCCAGCAGCTGGATGCCTTCATCGCTGCACGCCCCGAAAATCAGGTCGACGCCGCCTGA
- a CDS encoding UdgX family uracil-DNA binding protein (This protein belongs to the uracil DNA glycosylase superfamily, members of which act in excision repair of DNA. However, it belongs more specifically to UdgX branch, whose founding member was found to bind uracil in DNA (where it does not belong), without cleaving it, appears to promote DNA repair by a pathway involving RecA, rather than base excision.) — MPHPLPELQRWSLRVDPPWSLDAWRGAAREALLRGVLPEQLDWITGTEASLLDAPAVQQAPPPDGATVPNVPRDFVELAATCLCHRDPQRLPLLYRLLWRIAHGERTVLSNPADADVLRLMALAQAVRRDTHKMKAFVRFREVPGETDAFIAWFEPDHNIVDRVAPFFARRFAGMRWAILTPARSVRWDGSALSFGDGGSRRDAPAEDARETLWQTYYASIFNPARLNTRMMQQEMPARYWKHLPEAHLLPGLVRDAAGRVQEMHDRSAQAPQRRIPARPNDATGAGADNGSLQALRQQAAVCRQCPLWEASTQTVFGEGRADARIMLVGEQPGDVEDLSGRPFAGPAGKLLDRALQELGIERSALYLTNAVKHFHHERRGKVRLHKRPESRHVHACRPWLQGEIARVKPQVIVCLGATAASSVFGRDFNLTRDRGRWLTLEDGTRGYATVHPAWVLRQKDDTRREDAYRLFRDDLRQLLATDSAPTGHGPALPVSGPR; from the coding sequence ATGCCGCACCCGCTGCCTGAGCTGCAGCGCTGGTCGCTGCGCGTAGACCCGCCGTGGTCGCTGGATGCCTGGCGCGGTGCGGCGCGTGAGGCCTTGCTGCGCGGCGTGCTGCCGGAACAGCTGGACTGGATCACGGGTACCGAAGCGTCGCTGCTGGACGCGCCGGCGGTGCAGCAGGCGCCACCGCCCGACGGCGCCACCGTCCCGAACGTGCCGCGCGACTTCGTCGAACTGGCCGCTACCTGCCTGTGCCATCGCGATCCGCAGCGCCTGCCGCTGCTGTACCGCCTGCTGTGGCGCATCGCGCATGGCGAACGCACGGTGCTGTCCAATCCGGCCGACGCCGATGTGCTGCGGTTGATGGCGCTGGCGCAGGCGGTGCGCCGCGACACGCACAAGATGAAGGCCTTCGTGCGCTTCCGGGAGGTGCCCGGCGAGACCGACGCGTTCATCGCCTGGTTCGAGCCCGATCACAACATCGTCGACCGGGTCGCGCCGTTTTTCGCCCGCCGTTTTGCCGGCATGCGCTGGGCGATCCTGACACCCGCGCGCAGTGTCCGCTGGGATGGCAGCGCGCTCTCGTTCGGTGATGGCGGCAGCCGTCGCGATGCACCCGCCGAAGACGCCCGGGAGACGCTGTGGCAGACCTATTACGCCAGCATCTTCAATCCGGCCCGGCTCAACACGCGGATGATGCAGCAGGAAATGCCCGCCCGTTACTGGAAGCATCTTCCCGAAGCGCACCTGTTGCCGGGTCTTGTGCGCGACGCAGCCGGCCGCGTGCAGGAGATGCATGATCGATCGGCACAGGCACCGCAGCGACGTATTCCCGCACGGCCGAACGATGCAACCGGTGCCGGTGCGGACAATGGCAGCCTGCAGGCGTTGCGCCAGCAGGCTGCCGTCTGTCGGCAGTGCCCGCTGTGGGAAGCGTCGACCCAGACCGTGTTCGGTGAAGGTCGTGCCGATGCACGCATCATGCTGGTGGGCGAACAGCCCGGTGATGTCGAGGACCTGAGTGGTCGCCCCTTCGCCGGGCCGGCGGGCAAGCTGCTGGACCGTGCGCTGCAGGAACTGGGCATCGAACGCAGCGCCCTGTACCTGACCAACGCGGTGAAGCACTTCCACCACGAGCGGCGAGGCAAGGTGCGCCTGCATAAGCGCCCTGAGAGCCGCCATGTGCATGCCTGCCGGCCGTGGCTGCAGGGCGAGATCGCACGGGTGAAGCCGCAGGTGATCGTCTGTCTCGGCGCCACGGCGGCCTCGTCCGTATTCGGTCGCGATTTCAACCTGACGCGCGACCGTGGCCGCTGGCTCACGCTCGAGGATGGCACCCGGGGATACGCCACCGTGCATCCTGCCTGGGTACTGCGGCAGAAGGATGATACGCGGCGCGAGGACGCCTACCGGTTGTTCCGCGACGACCTGCGGCAACTGCTGGCGACCGATTCCGCGCCCACCGGGCATGGCCCGGCGCTACCGGTCTCCGGCCCGCGGTAG
- a CDS encoding M14 family zinc carboxypeptidase, giving the protein MSFHRRAVFPLLLAVATAVSLPPAVHAQSGYFFPQTTDAAAFDTAIPTPEQFLGYPIGSRYTRHDQLVAYFQELAKHSDKISVREIGRSYEGRPLLIATVTAAGNHARLEQIRQQHATLADPAQPRSAAGGSPVVVWLGYSVHGNETSSGEAAMLTAYYLVANRSAETQQWLQQAVVLFDPAQNPDGRDRAANWHNAWASDPASADPADKEHVEPFPQGRTNHYFTDLNRDWLALTQQDSRPKVAQFHQWYPNVQIDFHEMGKDSTYYFEPSPKSMHSPLIPAASYEFNKTLAKYHAQALDALGSLYYTGENFDNFSPVYGSTYPDFHGAVGVTVEQASSRGRVQESVNGLLTFPFTIRNQVATGLGTVRGAVTERSALFDLQKSFFQSALKQAAQQPVKSFVFGDAHDPALTRRLLELLLLHRIEVHALDRAVSVDGQRFEAGSAYVVPVQQAQFRLVHSIFAETPPIKGDVFYGSTSYAIAPAYGVAFAGSRSRIDGGARVVEVPAVQGGLTGGEAGFAYVIDWRDYNAGRALAALQAKGLSTRATFQPFTAATAQGEVAFAGGSIVVPVSGQPLQGAALQEAVAAAARAAGVQVHALASGRSRDGIDLGSDGVKALRKPAVALVMGEGVAATEIGSAWFLLDQQLRLPASKLDPQQLGKVSLDRYTTIVLSGGTYAGIDAGAVAALKRWIQAGGSLVTYGSASKWAIEQKLADGEKLGKDEEATDTARRAFGDQRDIAAIERVSGNILSADVDPSHPLAFGVPRRQLAINKENTVILQPSTNGFSTVVRIDDTPRVNGYLSERNRSRVAGSAWLLVSAQGQGNVILFADDPAHRKYWHGTDRMLINAVFFGNLVNPSKARG; this is encoded by the coding sequence GTGTCCTTCCACCGCCGTGCCGTTTTCCCGTTGTTGCTCGCCGTCGCCACCGCCGTATCGTTGCCGCCGGCGGTACATGCGCAGAGCGGCTATTTCTTCCCGCAGACCACCGATGCCGCGGCATTCGATACCGCCATTCCCACGCCGGAGCAGTTCCTCGGCTATCCGATCGGCAGCCGCTACACCCGCCATGACCAGCTGGTGGCTTACTTCCAGGAGCTGGCCAAGCACTCGGACAAGATCAGCGTGCGCGAGATCGGCCGCAGCTATGAGGGCCGACCGCTGCTGATCGCCACGGTCACTGCTGCAGGCAACCACGCGCGGCTGGAACAGATCCGCCAGCAGCACGCGACCCTGGCCGATCCGGCGCAGCCGCGCAGCGCTGCCGGTGGCAGCCCGGTGGTGGTGTGGCTGGGCTACAGCGTGCACGGCAACGAGACCTCCAGCGGCGAAGCGGCGATGCTGACCGCCTACTACCTGGTGGCCAACCGCAGCGCGGAAACGCAGCAGTGGCTGCAGCAGGCAGTGGTGCTGTTCGACCCGGCGCAGAATCCCGACGGCCGCGATCGCGCCGCCAACTGGCACAACGCCTGGGCGTCCGATCCGGCCTCGGCCGATCCGGCCGACAAGGAACACGTCGAACCGTTCCCGCAGGGCCGTACCAACCACTACTTCACCGATCTCAACCGCGATTGGCTGGCACTGACACAGCAGGATTCGCGGCCGAAGGTGGCGCAGTTCCACCAGTGGTACCCGAACGTGCAGATCGACTTCCACGAAATGGGCAAGGACAGCACGTACTACTTCGAGCCATCGCCGAAGAGCATGCATAGTCCGTTGATCCCGGCAGCATCGTACGAGTTCAACAAGACCCTGGCCAAGTACCACGCCCAGGCGCTCGATGCGCTGGGTTCGCTGTACTACACCGGTGAGAACTTCGACAATTTCTCGCCCGTGTACGGCTCGACCTATCCGGATTTCCACGGCGCGGTCGGCGTCACGGTGGAGCAGGCCAGTTCGCGCGGTCGCGTGCAGGAATCGGTGAATGGCCTGCTGACGTTCCCGTTCACCATCCGCAACCAGGTTGCCACCGGGTTGGGTACGGTGCGCGGTGCGGTGACCGAGCGCAGCGCGCTGTTCGATCTGCAGAAGAGTTTCTTCCAGAGCGCGCTGAAGCAGGCCGCACAACAGCCGGTGAAGAGCTTCGTGTTCGGCGACGCGCATGATCCGGCATTGACCCGACGCCTGCTGGAACTGCTGTTGCTGCACAGGATTGAAGTGCATGCACTGGACCGCGCTGTCAGCGTAGATGGCCAGCGTTTCGAAGCGGGCAGCGCCTACGTGGTGCCGGTGCAGCAGGCGCAGTTCCGCCTGGTCCATTCGATCTTCGCCGAGACCCCGCCGATCAAGGGCGACGTGTTCTACGGCAGCACCAGCTACGCGATCGCCCCGGCCTACGGCGTGGCTTTTGCCGGCAGCCGCAGCCGCATCGATGGCGGCGCCCGCGTGGTCGAGGTTCCCGCAGTGCAGGGCGGGCTGACCGGCGGTGAAGCGGGCTTCGCCTACGTGATCGACTGGCGCGACTACAACGCGGGCCGCGCACTGGCCGCCCTGCAGGCCAAGGGCTTGTCCACGCGTGCCACCTTCCAGCCGTTCACCGCGGCCACCGCACAAGGTGAGGTGGCCTTTGCCGGGGGCAGCATCGTGGTACCGGTGTCCGGGCAGCCGCTGCAGGGTGCGGCGTTGCAGGAGGCGGTCGCCGCCGCCGCGCGGGCCGCCGGTGTGCAGGTGCATGCGCTGGCCAGCGGTCGCAGCCGCGATGGCATCGACCTTGGCAGTGACGGCGTCAAGGCACTGCGCAAGCCCGCCGTCGCGCTGGTGATGGGCGAGGGCGTGGCAGCCACCGAAATCGGTTCGGCCTGGTTCCTGCTCGACCAGCAGCTGCGCCTGCCGGCCAGCAAGCTGGACCCGCAGCAGTTGGGCAAGGTATCGCTGGACCGCTACACCACGATCGTGCTGTCCGGCGGCACCTATGCCGGCATCGACGCGGGCGCGGTAGCGGCATTGAAGCGCTGGATCCAGGCCGGCGGGTCACTGGTCACCTATGGCAGCGCGTCGAAGTGGGCGATCGAACAGAAACTTGCCGACGGCGAGAAGCTGGGCAAGGACGAGGAAGCAACAGACACCGCGCGCCGCGCCTTCGGTGACCAGCGCGATATCGCCGCGATCGAGCGTGTCAGCGGCAACATCCTCAGCGCCGACGTCGACCCCAGTCATCCTTTGGCGTTCGGCGTGCCGCGCCGGCAACTGGCGATCAACAAGGAGAACACGGTCATCCTGCAGCCGAGCACGAACGGGTTTTCCACGGTGGTGCGGATCGACGACACACCGCGGGTGAACGGGTATCTGTCCGAGCGCAACCGCAGTCGCGTAGCGGGCAGCGCGTGGCTGCTGGTGTCAGCGCAGGGGCAGGGCAACGTGATCCTGTTTGCTGATGATCCGGCGCATCGCAAGTACTGGCATGGCACTGATCGGATGCTGATCAACGCGGTCTTCTTCGGGAATCTGGTGAATCCGAGTAAAGCGCGGGGTTGA
- a CDS encoding DEAD/DEAH box helicase encodes MSFESLGLAPFLLRALAEQGYETPTPIQQQAIPLVLAGRDLLAGAQTGTGKTAAFGLPLLQHLGTASQEVRTGPRKPRALILAPTRELATQVHDSLRGYSKYLRIPSACIYGGVGMGNQLDILRRGVDLLVACPGRLIDHLERRSIDLSGIELLVLDEADRMLDMGFLPSIKRILAKLPKQNRQTLLFSATFEDNIRQLALEFMRNPEQIQVTPKNTVAETITHKVHPVDGSRKRDLLLHLLAQDSREQTLVFARTKHGSDKLAAFLEKSGIKTAAIHGNKSQGQRLRALGDFKAGRVTVLVATDIAARGIDINELPKVINFDLPMVAEDYVHRIGRTGRNGATGEAISLVAQDEVKLLRAIVRLLGRDMDIRDVPGFELQTPIRWGNSAPGKAEADTGERVPRKTHARRPHGDAPRHAHAGPKKAGGGRREGAGNGQQRAGAGAGQGQRRGGGNNSGGGRGRGQGGGRAG; translated from the coding sequence ATGTCTTTTGAATCCTTGGGCCTTGCGCCCTTCCTGCTGCGTGCGCTCGCCGAGCAGGGCTACGAAACCCCGACCCCGATCCAGCAGCAGGCGATCCCGCTGGTGCTGGCCGGTCGCGACCTGCTGGCCGGCGCACAGACCGGTACCGGCAAGACCGCCGCGTTCGGCCTGCCGCTGCTGCAGCACCTGGGCACCGCTTCGCAGGAAGTGCGCACCGGCCCGCGCAAGCCGCGCGCGCTGATCCTGGCACCGACCCGCGAACTGGCCACCCAGGTGCATGACAGCCTGCGCGGTTACAGCAAGTACCTGCGCATCCCCAGCGCCTGCATCTACGGCGGTGTCGGCATGGGCAACCAGCTTGACATCCTGCGTCGCGGCGTGGATCTGCTGGTTGCGTGCCCGGGCCGCCTGATCGACCACCTGGAGCGTCGCAGCATCGACCTGTCCGGCATTGAACTGCTGGTGCTGGACGAAGCCGACCGCATGCTGGACATGGGCTTCCTGCCCTCGATCAAGCGCATCCTGGCCAAGCTGCCCAAGCAGAACCGCCAGACCCTGCTGTTCTCGGCCACCTTCGAGGACAACATCCGCCAGTTGGCGCTGGAATTCATGCGCAACCCGGAACAGATCCAGGTCACGCCGAAGAATACCGTCGCCGAGACCATCACCCACAAGGTGCACCCGGTCGATGGCAGCCGCAAGCGCGACCTGCTGCTGCACCTGCTGGCGCAGGACAGCCGCGAGCAGACCCTGGTGTTTGCCCGCACCAAGCACGGCAGCGACAAGCTGGCCGCGTTCCTGGAAAAGTCCGGCATCAAGACCGCGGCGATCCACGGCAACAAGAGCCAGGGCCAGCGCCTGCGTGCGCTCGGCGACTTCAAGGCTGGCCGTGTCACCGTGCTGGTGGCCACCGATATCGCCGCGCGCGGCATCGACATCAACGAGCTGCCGAAGGTGATCAACTTCGATCTGCCGATGGTGGCCGAAGACTACGTGCACCGTATTGGCCGTACCGGCCGCAACGGTGCGACCGGTGAAGCGATTTCGCTGGTGGCGCAGGATGAAGTGAAGCTGCTGCGCGCGATCGTGCGCCTGCTCGGCCGCGACATGGACATCCGCGATGTGCCGGGCTTCGAGCTGCAGACGCCGATCCGCTGGGGCAACAGTGCTCCGGGCAAGGCCGAGGCCGATACCGGCGAGCGCGTGCCGCGCAAGACCCACGCGCGCCGTCCGCACGGCGATGCGCCGCGTCATGCCCATGCAGGCCCGAAGAAGGCCGGCGGTGGCCGCCGCGAGGGCGCCGGCAACGGCCAGCAGCGCGCAGGCGCAGGTGCCGGTCAGGGCCAGCGTCGCGGTGGCGGCAACAACAGTGGTGGCGGCCGTGGCCGCGGCCAGGGTGGCGGTCGCGCCGGCTGA